The genomic interval GTCAATGCCTTAATCACTCGGCTTGCTGCAGCAGGTACAACCCTGTATATCAATACCCCAGTGCAATCGGTCACGCGTGGCAAGGATGGTGTTAGCATTGAATTTATTCATCAAGGTAAGCGTCAAACCCAAGTGTTTGACGACGTTGTATTTGCTTGCCATGCCGATATAGCAAGACGTCTACTAGCCGATATCACTGAGACAGAATCGGCTATTTTAGCGGCTTTTGACTATACAGATAACGAAGCGGTTTTGCATACTGACACCCAAGTTCTACCCAAAAAACCGCTGGCTTGGGCAAGTTGGAATTACGCGATAGATAAACCCACCGCGAGCGTGGCTGACCAAAAACCCATATTGACGTATCACATGAATATCCTTGAGCGATTGAGCGCAAAACATAACTATTTGGTGACGCTTAATACGCCGATTAATGAGGCGCATGTCATTAAACGTGTGGATTATCGCCACCCTGTGTATGACAAAAAAATGACCGATGCCCAAAAACGCTGGCATGAAATTTCAGCGAAGCGGCATACCCATTTTTGTGGTGCTTATTGGTTTAATGGGTTTCATGAAGATGGGGTAAAAAGTGGCTTGCGGGTATGCCAAAGTTTGGGGGTGGATATCGACATTTTGGTCACTACCAATACCACAGCTGCCACAACCGCTGCACAAATCAAACGGCTGTCTAAGCCCAACAAACCGTCGGCAAAATTTACTGTATCAAAGTTACCGAGCCACGCTGATAAAAAAATCTCGGTGGTGCAGCGACGGCAAGTAACCGCCGCGACCAACCATGCGTTTTGCCAAAACCTAGCACATGATGGTTTGTGCAACACCCCTCAAAGGTAAATCATCATGACATTTGCCCATCAAATCCTGCAAGGTGTGACTTGGCATGCCAGACAAATCCCTACCCGTCATGAATTTCATTACCCCTATCGGTTTTGGGCAGTCAATTTAACCCAGCTAGCAGACAATCCATTACCTAATGTTAATATGGGCGCTAGTGATGTACCAACATGGTTGCCCAAATGGCTGAAAAAATCGCTGCAACAATCATTGACGATCCCTCTGCTATCGCAGCATCATTGGGCGCTTTATCAATTCCATCAAGCAGATTATTTTGCTATCAATCGATTAGACGCCTCTTTAGACAACCGTCTAAACGCTTCGCTAGGACAACCTGCGCCATCGGCTAGTTTATTGGTCAAAGCCCAACAAACTTGGCAGCAATTAACTGGCAGTCAGCCGACTGGCGAGGTGGTGGCTTTGGTCGTGTTACGTAATATGGGTTGGTATTTTAGCCCTGTCAATTTTTATATTGGCTTTGATGCGAACCACCAGCCAAGCCATTTTTTGGCAGAAGTCTCTAACACCCCTTGGAACAAACGCCATTACTATGGATTTTTACTGACAGGTGAAAAGACCTTGTATCAACATGACAAAGGTTTTCATGTATCGCCTTTTAATCCCATCAATCAGCAATATCATTGGCGTGTTGAGATTCACCCTAAACGCTATGCATCGGCAAATGAAAACACCAAGAAAAATGGCTTTGATGTTGTGATTGATATTGGACTGACAGATAGCCGCGGCAAAGTGTTCAATGCAGGCGTGAGTCTAAAAGGCGTTCAATTGGACGAGGCTTCGGTGATAACGGCGATTAAGCGCCGACCCTGGATGAGTGCCACATCACTACTGCGGATTTACTGGCAGGCTTTTAAATTATACGCGCTAAAACGTGTCCCTTATCAAGCTTATAACCAGCGTTTACCCCAATAGTTTACTGAAATTTTTTATGGGAATTGACTATGACACCGTCTTCTTTAGAGGCTAAAAACACTGCAACCTCTCACCCGTCAAATCACCCATCAAATGGTACCGAGACTTTGGTTAAACGCCGTCAATCCGATTTAGCCAAGCGGCGCTCGTTTACGGATTACCTACCCAACCCAATTGTTGACCATCTGCTAACGCCCGTTCAACACAGTGCGGCAAAAGCGGCACGGCAAATAATATTTTTATTGCTATCAAAGCTCAAACAGGGTCATCTAACCGTGATTGAAACCTTTCATCAGTCTGACGATATAGCAACTAAGGTGGCGACTAAGGTAGCGACTCATAAAACCTTCGGTGTTAGCGTGATGAATACTGAGCCTGTAACACAGTCGCCAGTGACCGATACACAACGAACACTAGGGGAACAAATTGGCAATCATCCTTTGGCAGTGACACTCACCATCCATTCACCGCAGGTGTATCAACACCTATTAACAGGCGGTTCGATTGCTTTTGCTGATGATTATATTGATGGTTTGTGGCAAGCCGATGATTTAACAGCATTTTTACGCTTGATTGCCCGCAATTTGACCCTCATCAATACCATCGAAGCCAAATTTGCCAATTTGACCAAACGCTGGGAACACCGCCAACACCGCAATCGGCATAATGATAAAAACAACGCCAAATCCAATATTTTAGCCCATTATGATATTGGTAATGCGATGTATGCATTATTTTTGGATGAGCGCATGATGTATTCATCGGCAATTTATCCGACACCGTTATCAAACTTGGCAGCCGCACAAACCCACAAGTTGGCAAAAATTTGTGAATTAGCTGAGTTAACAGCTGACGATCATGTCATTGAAATCGGCACGGGCTGGGGTGGGTTTGCCATTTATGCCGCCAGCCAATATGGCTGCCGTGTCACCACTACAACTATCTCAGACGCGCAGTATAAAGAAGCCAAACGCCGCATTGACGCTGCCAATCTAACCGACAAAATCACCCTGCTAAAACAAGACTATCGTGAGCTTACCGGCAAGTATGACAAGCTGGTCAGTATTGAAATGATTGAAGCGGTCGGTCATGAATATCTGCCAGATTTTTTTGCCCAGTGTAATCGACTGCTCAAAGATAATGGGCTGATGGTATTACAAGCGATTACCTTTAATGACCGAGGTTATCAAAAATATTTGCACGCGGTGGATTTTATCCAAACCCATGTTTTCCCAGGGGGATGTTTATTGTCTAACAGTGAAATTCTTAGCCAAGCGCGTGACCATACCGATATGCAAGTAACGTCATTGGTTGATTATGGCTATGACTATGCCCGTACCTTGATTGATTGGCGTTATAATTTTATGCAGGCGCTACCGCAGCTCAAGGCACTCGGCTATGACGATGCGTTTATGCGTTTGTGGCATTTTTATTTTGCCTACTGTGAAGCCGGATTTTTGGAAAAAACCATTGGCGTGGTGCAAGTACGCCTTGAAAAAGCCCAGTATCGTTAACCCAATTCGCGCGGCAAGGGGTTTATGACAATCAATCACAAGACACAAGGATTTAGCAATGGCACCATTAAACTATCTGTGGGTATATCTGATCGCCGTCATGGTATTTTTGGGCATTGATGCCGTATGGCTTAAAACCATGACCCAACGCTTTTATGCACCGCGCATTGGACATCTACTCAGTGAATCACCCAATATGACCGCAGCAGGCGTGTTTTATCTATTTTATGTTTTTGCGCTTTGCGTGGTAGTCATCTACCCGCAGCTAAAAGCTCACGCATCATTGGCGGTATTGGCAGGGTATGGGGTGGTGATTGGGCTGATGGCATATGGAACGTATGATTTTACAAGCTTAGCATTACTTAAAGGTTATGATAAAACTGCGGCACTGGTTGATTTTATTTGGGGCGGCTTGGTCACAGGATTAACTTGCGTGATTGTGGGCGTCATTTATAAAAACTGGTTGGTGGATTAGCCTTAAGCTAGGCACCCAACTACAGCCCTAATACAAGGCTAAGGTACAACTTCAAAGGAAAATTTTAAGGCAAAATTTCTTTGCCGTCCCACGCCCAAATTTTGCCCGAGTCTTTAGGCGTGAGCTGATGCAAAACCTTAAGTAAACTTTGTGCTGAGAACGCTGCGGTAAATAATTTGCCTTCTACCACATTTTTTTGAAAGGGTTTGGATAACTCACTGTCTACCGTGCCTGGGTGCAAAGCAACAATAATTGCGTTGGGGTTTTTTCGTTGCAGTTCGATGCTTAAGTTTTTAATGCCCATATGTAAACTTGCTTTTGCCATCCGATAACCATACCACCCGCCCAAGCGATTATCCGAAATACTCCCTACCCGTGCCGACAATACGGCAAATATCGACGGGGAGGATTTGTTTAAGGCGGGCAAGGCGTATTTGGCAATCATCATCGGTAATAGCGCATTGACATGGAAATATTGATGCAGCTGGTCGGCTGTGATATCACGCAGCGATTTTTCAGGCGCGATGGGTTGAGCATCGGGTTTAGAGTCATGTAATAACCCAATCGTCACAATAACACTGTCCAACGCTTGAGTGCTACTTATTGCTTTGATAAGCGCGGCGATAGCCAGTTCATCATCAAAATCAAGCTGATGAGGGACGATATGAGGGTGGCTAAATGCA from Moraxella osloensis carries:
- a CDS encoding SDR family NAD(P)-dependent oxidoreductase, with translation MQHIAIFGASGAIGRAFCDCLAIAYPNATIHAIARKPPAFSHPHIVPHQLDFDDELAIAALIKAISSTQALDSVIVTIGLLHDSKPDAQPIAPEKSLRDITADQLHQYFHVNALLPMMIAKYALPALNKSSPSIFAVLSARVGSISDNRLGGWYGYRMAKASLHMGIKNLSIELQRKNPNAIIVALHPGTVDSELSKPFQKNVVEGKLFTAAFSAQSLLKVLHQLTPKDSGKIWAWDGKEILP
- a CDS encoding DUF1365 domain-containing protein, with the protein product MTFAHQILQGVTWHARQIPTRHEFHYPYRFWAVNLTQLADNPLPNVNMGASDVPTWLPKWLKKSLQQSLTIPLLSQHHWALYQFHQADYFAINRLDASLDNRLNASLGQPAPSASLLVKAQQTWQQLTGSQPTGEVVALVVLRNMGWYFSPVNFYIGFDANHQPSHFLAEVSNTPWNKRHYYGFLLTGEKTLYQHDKGFHVSPFNPINQQYHWRVEIHPKRYASANENTKKNGFDVVIDIGLTDSRGKVFNAGVSLKGVQLDEASVITAIKRRPWMSATSLLRIYWQAFKLYALKRVPYQAYNQRLPQ
- a CDS encoding SAM-dependent methyltransferase; the protein is MTPSSLEAKNTATSHPSNHPSNGTETLVKRRQSDLAKRRSFTDYLPNPIVDHLLTPVQHSAAKAARQIIFLLLSKLKQGHLTVIETFHQSDDIATKVATKVATHKTFGVSVMNTEPVTQSPVTDTQRTLGEQIGNHPLAVTLTIHSPQVYQHLLTGGSIAFADDYIDGLWQADDLTAFLRLIARNLTLINTIEAKFANLTKRWEHRQHRNRHNDKNNAKSNILAHYDIGNAMYALFLDERMMYSSAIYPTPLSNLAAAQTHKLAKICELAELTADDHVIEIGTGWGGFAIYAASQYGCRVTTTTISDAQYKEAKRRIDAANLTDKITLLKQDYRELTGKYDKLVSIEMIEAVGHEYLPDFFAQCNRLLKDNGLMVLQAITFNDRGYQKYLHAVDFIQTHVFPGGCLLSNSEILSQARDHTDMQVTSLVDYGYDYARTLIDWRYNFMQALPQLKALGYDDAFMRLWHFYFAYCEAGFLEKTIGVVQVRLEKAQYR
- a CDS encoding DUF2177 family protein — protein: MAPLNYLWVYLIAVMVFLGIDAVWLKTMTQRFYAPRIGHLLSESPNMTAAGVFYLFYVFALCVVVIYPQLKAHASLAVLAGYGVVIGLMAYGTYDFTSLALLKGYDKTAALVDFIWGGLVTGLTCVIVGVIYKNWLVD
- a CDS encoding NAD(P)/FAD-dependent oxidoreductase, which codes for MAVFTKKSPHANHTVPKPVVANPTKPKIAIIGSGVSGLTCAYYLKDSHAVTMFESNDYLGGHVNTLDVSVTERSLFDNPFFNNPFRPSTEKVAIDTGFIVFNARTYPNFIRLLDELNVPFQKTEMSFSVKNTYIDFEYNGHTLNSLFSQRRHVLSPRFWQFVQQILRFNRETKSLLANFRQADKMQQAALSQQTLGDYLDSHDYGELFKTNYLVPMVSAIWSMGMDDAKRFPLLFFAQFFDNHGLLDVVNRPQWFTLVGGSKQYVNALITRLAAAGTTLYINTPVQSVTRGKDGVSIEFIHQGKRQTQVFDDVVFACHADIARRLLADITETESAILAAFDYTDNEAVLHTDTQVLPKKPLAWASWNYAIDKPTASVADQKPILTYHMNILERLSAKHNYLVTLNTPINEAHVIKRVDYRHPVYDKKMTDAQKRWHEISAKRHTHFCGAYWFNGFHEDGVKSGLRVCQSLGVDIDILVTTNTTAATTAAQIKRLSKPNKPSAKFTVSKLPSHADKKISVVQRRQVTAATNHAFCQNLAHDGLCNTPQR